The following are from one region of the Nocardia terpenica genome:
- a CDS encoding alpha/beta hydrolase, whose translation MPFFEGGRGRLHYRRWPVQSPGAVVTLLPGTGQNTVHYHRFARALTAVGIETWGLDTSGQGLSEGDPDTPGTVDELAVDAQALIDLVRLEHIEPPMFVAGHSLGAATALIAMPHCAGLILTGTPRQIVPLVPLLPRTMPALVMHGKDDRRAPIDPIRDWTARQQSVVLFREYADAGHDLLHEPVRTQVTADIVEWIRNRVAYPVRHGKWARERGTGAITRSRGSA comes from the coding sequence ATGCCGTTTTTCGAGGGTGGCCGGGGTCGGCTGCACTACCGACGATGGCCGGTGCAGTCGCCGGGCGCGGTGGTGACGCTGCTCCCGGGTACCGGGCAGAACACCGTGCACTATCACCGATTCGCCCGCGCGCTGACCGCCGTGGGCATCGAGACCTGGGGGCTGGACACCTCCGGACAGGGCCTGAGCGAAGGGGATCCGGACACACCGGGCACCGTCGACGAGCTCGCGGTCGACGCGCAGGCACTGATCGATCTGGTCCGTCTCGAACACATCGAACCCCCGATGTTCGTGGCCGGACACTCCCTGGGCGCGGCCACCGCCCTCATCGCCATGCCGCACTGCGCGGGCCTGATCCTCACCGGCACCCCGCGACAGATCGTCCCCCTCGTCCCCCTGCTGCCCCGCACCATGCCCGCCTTGGTCATGCACGGCAAGGACGATCGCCGCGCCCCGATCGATCCGATTCGGGACTGGACCGCGCGCCAACAATCGGTAGTGTTGTTTCGCGAATACGCCGATGCCGGGCACGATCTGCTGCACGAGCCGGTGCGAACACAGGTCACGGCCGATATCGTCGAGTGGATCCGGAACCGCGTCGCCTATCCTGTGCGACACGGAAAGTGGGCACGAGAAAGGGGGACCGGTGCAATCACAAGAAGCCGGGGATCTGCGTAG
- a CDS encoding WXG100 family type VII secretion target, with product MHKISGSGHKRGTPHTDPDYAPTVEVFDHLPYADIYRGVAQLNPEVLTAGRQAWHASSAGLAEAVQQAHAEIRGAIADGWRGTAAQLAGEAVQAFEELGQHLSDVMGVVGERLGQANDAAETLRSAVSQPVSSGEPDLEGALLDPKRAAANVTVQKAAESLRQDVVRVMNSVYAGIFLPTGSNVPAFHDGGMYPNPPTGADNSGGTAPGGGSADALPSGVRGDDRVRPTDQVTAAAPQAEAARQGGEAAQTGTGGDDSGSTAPAAVTAPAATDAAVPAAPAPAAAAPMPPHVAPAAANIVAPHNDRIVSEPTGGQPRPGAAAPSAVPGVAATVPGVTAAAQSAGGQGTATHAASADGQRKKDEHAPQADPSDTVTGMGAGVVGGLAGGAFAATDTTRSAARKPLPPQQFEDDEDEDYYPDFDEPTFLEPADPGTELVGQFAPTTPPVLGEWVEDA from the coding sequence ATGCATAAGATCAGCGGCAGCGGGCACAAGCGCGGCACCCCGCACACCGATCCCGACTACGCGCCGACGGTCGAGGTCTTCGACCACCTGCCCTACGCCGACATCTACCGCGGTGTGGCACAGCTCAATCCGGAGGTGCTGACCGCCGGTCGGCAGGCGTGGCACGCGTCCTCCGCCGGGCTCGCCGAGGCGGTGCAGCAGGCGCACGCCGAGATCCGCGGCGCGATCGCCGACGGCTGGCGCGGTACCGCGGCGCAGCTCGCGGGCGAGGCGGTGCAGGCGTTCGAGGAACTCGGCCAGCATCTTTCGGATGTGATGGGCGTGGTCGGCGAGCGGCTCGGCCAGGCCAACGACGCGGCCGAGACGCTGCGGTCGGCGGTGTCGCAGCCGGTGTCCTCCGGCGAGCCGGACCTCGAGGGCGCGCTGCTCGACCCCAAGCGGGCCGCCGCCAATGTGACCGTGCAGAAGGCCGCCGAGAGCCTGCGCCAGGACGTGGTGCGGGTGATGAATTCGGTGTACGCCGGTATCTTCCTGCCGACCGGCAGCAATGTGCCCGCCTTCCACGACGGCGGCATGTACCCGAATCCGCCGACCGGCGCGGACAATTCGGGCGGAACCGCCCCCGGCGGCGGCTCGGCCGACGCGCTGCCCTCCGGCGTGCGCGGCGACGACCGGGTGCGGCCGACCGATCAGGTCACCGCCGCGGCGCCGCAGGCCGAGGCGGCCCGGCAGGGCGGCGAGGCCGCGCAAACCGGTACGGGCGGCGACGATTCCGGCTCCACCGCCCCCGCGGCGGTGACCGCCCCGGCCGCGACCGATGCCGCGGTCCCGGCCGCCCCCGCTCCGGCCGCCGCGGCCCCGATGCCGCCGCATGTCGCGCCCGCCGCGGCGAATATCGTTGCCCCGCACAACGACCGCATCGTCTCGGAGCCGACGGGCGGGCAGCCGCGGCCCGGAGCCGCCGCGCCGAGCGCGGTACCCGGCGTCGCCGCGACCGTGCCCGGCGTCACCGCCGCCGCGCAGAGCGCCGGTGGGCAGGGCACCGCCACCCATGCGGCCAGTGCCGACGGTCAGCGCAAGAAGGACGAGCACGCTCCGCAGGCCGATCCGTCCGACACCGTCACCGGCATGGGTGCGGGCGTCGTCGGTGGCCTGGCCGGGGGCGCCTTCGCCGCCACCGACACGACCCGGTCCGCCGCGCGGAAGCCGCTGCCGCCCCAGCAGTTCGAGGACGACGAGGACGAGGACTACTACCCGGATTTCGACGAGCCCACCTTCCTGGAACCGGCCGACCCCGGCACCGAACTGGTCGGTCAGTTCGCGCCGACCACGCCACCGGTGCTGGGCGAATGGGTCGAGGATGCCTGA
- a CDS encoding class I SAM-dependent methyltransferase — MQNGQPSRTALSAARYRADHQDLEGGRIFRDPLARAIVGDTEPGGATMPEEMRRRMRLFIAARSRYAEDALAYAVARGTTQAIVLGAGLDTLGYRNPHPDLRVYEIDHPDTQAWKRQRLAAAGIAVPASVTYAPTDFEHGNLDTALAATSFDRSRPAFVIWLGVSIYLTRAAVAETLHRIGRLAVNTRVVLDYSEPVSDLSPEIQAVVEQRKRQLAAIGESWISYFTPAEMADLMHDNGFRIEEDVPGSMLAARYLSVEVGVRAGGPHLIRARVPA; from the coding sequence GTGCAGAACGGACAACCCAGCCGTACCGCGCTGAGCGCGGCCCGCTACCGCGCGGATCATCAGGACCTGGAGGGCGGCCGCATCTTTCGCGACCCGCTGGCGCGCGCCATTGTCGGCGACACCGAACCGGGCGGCGCGACCATGCCCGAGGAGATGCGGCGGCGCATGCGCCTGTTCATCGCCGCGCGCTCGCGCTACGCCGAGGACGCCCTGGCTTACGCGGTGGCGCGCGGCACCACGCAGGCGATCGTCCTCGGCGCCGGACTGGACACCCTCGGCTACCGAAACCCGCATCCGGATCTACGGGTGTACGAGATCGACCATCCCGACACCCAGGCGTGGAAACGCCAGCGGCTGGCCGCGGCCGGTATCGCTGTTCCGGCGTCGGTCACCTACGCGCCCACCGATTTCGAGCACGGGAATCTCGACACCGCCCTGGCCGCCACCTCGTTCGATCGGTCCCGCCCGGCCTTCGTGATCTGGTTGGGTGTCTCGATCTACCTAACCCGCGCCGCCGTTGCCGAGACCCTGCACCGAATCGGACGGCTGGCCGTGAACACCCGGGTGGTCCTCGACTACTCCGAGCCGGTATCCGATCTGAGCCCCGAGATACAGGCCGTGGTGGAGCAGCGCAAACGGCAGCTGGCCGCGATCGGGGAGAGCTGGATCAGCTATTTCACCCCTGCGGAGATGGCGGATCTGATGCACGATAACGGCTTCCGGATCGAGGAGGACGTGCCCGGGTCCATGCTCGCGGCGCGTTACCTGAGTGTCGAGGTCGGCGTCCGGGCCGGTGGCCCCCACCTGATCCGGGCGCGCGTCCCCGCCTGA
- a CDS encoding ESX secretion-associated protein EspG yields the protein MRWTLTPDQFALAWERTDGDRIPYPLAVRLSARDSRERTAQLPELNEWCSRTLDPDLEAALRVLARPAVRVEVFGQHGANTDAQPVRVLGAAAGHVTVVAAQRAGDLADRGAEVRLFVGTPKTLAARVVSVLPENTVGTTPRHTAPLARVREDSRDLVTVPVSGPSTSARIRRLLKQPRTGIGQIVVSARRADDTLRPTGVLCWIDVVGDGRYAVRTRTDVDVIPVTAESFAAQLRPMIAAAERVVDDARAW from the coding sequence GTGAGATGGACCCTCACCCCCGACCAGTTCGCGCTGGCCTGGGAGCGGACCGACGGCGATCGAATCCCGTACCCGCTCGCCGTGCGGTTGTCGGCCCGCGACAGCCGGGAGCGCACCGCCCAGCTCCCGGAACTGAACGAATGGTGTTCGCGCACGCTGGATCCCGACCTGGAGGCGGCGCTGCGGGTGCTGGCGCGTCCGGCCGTGCGGGTGGAGGTGTTCGGGCAGCACGGGGCGAACACCGATGCCCAGCCGGTGCGGGTGCTGGGTGCGGCGGCCGGGCACGTCACCGTCGTCGCCGCCCAGCGCGCCGGTGATCTCGCCGACCGCGGGGCCGAGGTCCGGCTGTTCGTCGGCACCCCGAAAACCCTTGCGGCCCGGGTTGTCTCGGTTCTCCCGGAGAACACGGTGGGGACGACGCCGCGGCACACCGCCCCGCTGGCGCGCGTGCGCGAGGACAGCCGCGACCTGGTCACCGTTCCCGTTTCCGGGCCGTCGACCTCGGCGCGCATCCGCCGCCTGCTCAAACAACCCCGCACCGGGATCGGGCAGATCGTCGTCTCCGCCCGCCGCGCCGACGACACCCTGCGGCCCACCGGCGTGCTGTGCTGGATCGATGTCGTCGGCGACGGCCGCTACGCCGTCCGCACCCGCACCGATGTGGACGTCATTCCGGTGACTGCGGAATCGTTCGCCGCGCAGCTCCGTCCGATGATCGCGGCGGCGGAGCGTGTCGTCGACGACGCCCGCGCCTGGTGA